The window GTGCGGCTGGCTCAGCGATCCCGGTCGCGCCTGCTCGCGGGCGCCCCGCTGCGCGGCCGACTATCAGGCGCGGGTCTCGGGTCCGATGTTCGATCGCATCGATCTTCACGTTGAGGTGCCCGAGGTCGCCGCCGCCAATCTTGTCCTGCCACCGCCGTCGGAAGGTTCGGCCGAGGTTGCACGGAGAGTGGCCGCAGCCCGGGCGCTGCAGGCCGAACGTTTCGCCGACCACGCTGACGTCCGCGTGAACGCGCGGGCCGAAGGCCAGCTTCTCGACGATGTCGCCAGGCCCGATGCCGATGGCCAGGCCTTGCTGCAGCAGGCCGCCGAACGCCTGAAACTCTCGGCGCGCGGCTGGCATCGGGTCCAGCGTGTGGCGCGGACAATCGCCGATCTGGGCGGCAGTGAACACGTCGGTCGCGCCCACATCGCCGAGGCTTTGGGCTACCGAAGGATGGTGTTGCAGCAGTAAACGGTTCCCGGTGCCCCGACTAGGAACGATTTCTCGATCTGGTGCTCGCCAATGGGCCCCACGCAGCCGTGCCAGGATGTCTGCCAGACTTGGACGTTGCGGACTGCCGGCTCGTGGCGGGCGGCCTCTTCGCTCCGGTCTGGAATGCGTTGTCGGATCAGCCGTCCAGCACCAGCATCAACGACTACGACATTTTCTACTGGGATCCCGGCACCTCTTGAGAAGCCGTGGAGGCGGTGATCCGGCGCGCCGATGTGTTGTTCTCCGATCTCGGCATCCGGCCCGATGGTGCCGGCGGCCTTGATATCCGTGCGCCGTTCGGTTTCGACGAACTCTTTACCGGCGTGTTGCGCCTGAACTCCGACAACCCGAAGCCGGACCGGTTCCACGAAAAATGTGCAAGTTACCGCGAACGTTGGCCGTGGCTGACGATCGCCGAACCTATGATGGGGCGTACGCGATGGACCGTCCTGTTCTGATCCGCGATGTCGATGTCCCCTGGGATCGCTATTCGGCCTTCTCCGGCGACTTCGCCATCAAGTGCACGATCTCGCGCAGCGAGCACGGGTCGGACCTCGCTCTGGGCATCTGGGAACTGGAACCGGGGCAGTCCACGATCTGGTGGTTGTCCATCAAGGGCAATGAGGACCCCGACGTCAGCATGAGGTTCGGGCGCGCTTACGAGGCCTGGTCATGTGCTTGGGGTGTGCTTGGGGGCGGCTTCACCTTCCACTGGGTCGATCGTCATGGACGCGCCGAAAGCGGCGAGGACGGCTCCGGAGACAGCTTCTACTTCGCGCTGAACTGGCGTTATCGGGTCGAGAACAGAGGCTGCACAAAGGCCCGCTTTCTGTGGTGCATGGCCCCGGCCGCGTAGTAGCTGGCTAGAGCGGATCGTCGTCATACGGGACCACAACGTGATTCCATTCTACTTCAATAACTTAGAGCAGGGCCGGGAGCCAGAGCACGAGCCCGGGGATGGCAAAGAGCAGTGCGACCCGGATCAGCTCGATGGCGAGGAATGGCAGAAGGCCACGAAAGGTTTCGCCCAGTGGAATGTCGCGGGCCAGCCCGTGGATGACGAAGACGTTCATGCCGACGGGCGGCGTGATCAGGCCGAGTTCAACCACGACAAGTGCCAGGATGCCGAACCAGACCGCCGCCTCGGTCGGGCCCATGCCGAGATCAAGGGCCATCACGATGGGGAAGAAGACGGGCACCGTCAGAAGGATGACCGAAAGGCTGTCCATCACGCAGCCCGCCGCGAGATAGAACAGCAGCATCAGCCCGATCGTGGCGAAGGCGGGAAGACCGCTTTCGGCGAACACCGCAACAAGCTCCTGCGGCAAACGGGTGAAGGCCAGACCCGCGCTGAAAAGATCGGCACCCAGCAGGATCAGGAAGACCATGGCTGCGGTCTCGATCGTTCCCAGAAGAGCGGCCTTCAGCCCCTCCCAGCGCATGCCGCGCGCGACGGCCAGGACCGCAGTTGCGGCTGCACCCACGGCTGCACCCTCGGTCGGCGTGAACCAGCCGCGATAAATGCCACCGATCACCACAAGGAAGACGACGGGCACGATCCAGATGCTGCCGAGACTTGCCTGCCGGGCTGACCTGTCGGCTTGCTCTTCGAGAGGTGCGAGGCCGGGATCGCGCTGCACGGTCCAGCGGATCGCGAGCGTGAAACCCAGCACTGCCAACGCGCCGGGAACCAGAGCCGCAAGAAACATTGTGCCGATCAGCTGCTCTGTCAGCAGCGCGTAGATCACCAGTACGAAGCTCGGCGGAATCAGGATGCCGAGTGTGCCACCGGCCGCGAGCGTTGCGGTGGCAAGCGAGCCCGCATAGCCCGCCTGCCGCATCTCGGGCAGGGCCGCCTGGGCCATGGTGGCCGCTGTCGCGAGCGAGGACCCGCAGATCGCGCCGAAGCCTGCCGAGCCCGCGATTGAGGCCAGCGCCAGACCGCCGCGGCGATGGCCGAGATAGGCACGGGCGGCGTCGAACAGCGCGCGGTTGATGCCCGACTGCGTGGCGAACTGACCCATCAGCAGGAACAGCGGGATCACCGCATAGCTGTGAGTCGAGGCCTGAAAGAACGGCGTTGTTTGCAGGTGATAGAGCAGGGGATCGACACCGCGCTGGGCGACGTAGCCCGCACCGCCGGCCACGAGCATGGCGAGCCCGACCGGTATGCGCAGCGCCAGAAGGGCAAGCAACCCGCCGATCATGGCCAGCCCGAGGACGGTCCCGGTCACGGTGCGTCCGTCTCGGGTGGATCGTCGAGCGCATGGGTCAGGCCGACCAGAATCAAAAAGCCGAGCGAAATCACGATGGGCGGGAAGGCCCACCATACCGGAACGCCCAGGATCATCGTGCTTTCGTTGTAGCCCTTGAGCTCAAGGCCGCCGATGGCCAGGCGCCAGGCGAGCAATGCGGCGGTGGCGGCCAGCAGGACGCTGTTGACAGCATCCATTGCCCGTGTCACGCGCCGTGGCAGCCAGCGGCTGGTCAGGCTGACGACGATGTGTCCGCGTCGGGCATGGCACCAAGGCAGGCCCGCGAAGAAGGCGTTCGCCGCGCCAAGGCCGACGAGTTCGAAGTCGCCCGGGATCGCGCCCAGACCCAGATTGCGGCCGAGAATGCTGGCGACCGTCATCAGCGCCAGCGCGACCAGCACCACCCCACCCAGGAAGGCCCAGATCGCTGCGGCGCGTTCCGCCCACGTCCGGAGCGCAGTCATTCCGACCCCTTCGCTCCCCACGCCGCGGGGAGGAGGCACGTCCGGCATGGCACCTGGTTACTCGCTGTAATGCTCGACCAGGCGGACGGCGTCATCGTAGAGCGCTTTGCCGTCGTGGCCGGCGGCGTCCATCTCGGCGATCCAGGCATCGATCACGGGCTGGGTCGCCTCGCGCCAGCGCTGTTCTTCCTCGTCGGAGAGCACGACGATCTCGCCGCCTCCGTCAGCGACGATCTGGCGCGCCTCGGCTTCGTTGGCGTCCCAGGTGCCACCGGCCCAGGCCGCTGTCGCGAGACCGGCGTTGTTGTCGATCACGGTGCGCAGGTCATCGGGCAGGCGGTCGTAAACGCCCTTGTTCATCGCAAGCAGGAAGACGGCCGTGTAGAGCCCGCTTTCGATGTGATGACGGGTGAGCTCGGGCAGGCGCAGCGCCAGGGTGACCTCGTAGGGCACAAGCGCCCCTTCGACGATACCCTTGGAGACGGCCTCCGGCACCTGCGGCACCGGCATGCCGACGGGCTCGGCGCCGAGCGCAGCGAGTGCCGCGTTGATCTGACGGGTCGGGGCGCGCAGCGGCACATTCACCATGTCCTCGATCGCGGCGATCGGGGTCTCGCGGGTGTGGATCACACCGGGGGCATGGACGTGCAGCACCAGCGGATGAACCTCGGCGAACTCCTCGGTGAGGTGATCGTCATAGAAATCCATCACCGCCTGGCTCGTTGCCTCGGCGCTGCCGGTGACGAACGGCAGTTCGAAGACCTCGACCAGCGGGAAGCGGCCCGGGGTGTAGCCCGGCAGGGTCCAGACGATGTCGGCCACGCCTGTGCGGGCCTGATCGAAGAGCTGCTGGGGTTTGCCGCCCAGCGTCATCGACGGGTAGATCTCGATCCTGATCCGGCCCCCCGACTCCTCCTCGACGCGCTGCACCCAGGGTTCCAGGAACGTGACCTGGGTGTTGGACTGCGGCGGCAGGAAATGGTGGAGACGCAGGGTGACTTCGGGCGCCTCGGCAAGGACCGGGGTGCCGATCAGCGAAACGACAACCGCGAACGTGGCGATCAGACGAGTCTGCATGGCAGGAATTCCCATCGGTGTTGGGGACTGCAGCGGCGGACTTTAGGGCCTTCCACAGGCGGTGCAACCTTCCGCATGCGGCATGTGCGGTCGCTCATGGACGCACCCGGGACGCTCCGCTAGCTTCGCCGCCATGCCGGACATCACGCTTGCAACCTGGAACATCAACTCCGTGCGCCTGCGCATCGAGGCGGTGGTCGCGTATCTCAAGGATCATCAGCCCGACATCCTGTGCCTGCAGGAGATCAAGGCGACCGAGAATGTCTTTCCCTTCGAGCCGCTGCGTGAGGCGGGCTGGGAGCATATCGCAGTCGCCGGATTCAAGGGCTACAACGGTGTCGCGACGATCAGCCGCGTGCCCTTCATGAAGTCGGGCGTGACGAACTGGTGCGGTCGCGAGGACGGCCGCCACGTCTGGACCGTCTTCAAAGGCAGCGTCGAACTCCATAACTTCTATGTGCCCGCCGGCGGCGATGAGCCCGATCCCGAGATCAACGACAAATTCGCCCACAAGCTCCAGTTCCTCGACGAGATGACCGGTTGGTGCGCCGACATGGCCACGCCGCGCGCCAAACGGATCATCGTCGGTGACCTCAACATCGCACCGCTCGAGAACGACGTCTGGAACCACAAGCAACTCCTCAAGGTCGTGAGCCACACGCCCGTCGAGGTCGAGGCGATGGAACGGCTTCGCCGGGCGCACGACTGGATCGATGCCGTCCGCCATTTCAAGCCGGAGCCCGAGAAGCTCTATTCCTGGTGGAGCTATCGCGCCAAGGACTGGGCCGCCGCCGACAGGGGCCGCCGGCTGGATCATATCTGGGTCACGCCCGCGCTTCAGAAGAAGCTGAAGTCGGCGGAGATTCATCGCCACGTGCGCGGCTGGGAGCGGGCGAGCGACCATTGCCCAGTCAGTGTGACCCTGGACCTGCCGGTATGAGCGAGCAAGGCTGGCGCGTCACGCGCGACGGTGCGGTCGCGACCGTTCGCCTCGAACGGCCAGACAAGCACAACATGCTGAAGATGGATGAGGTCGATGGCCTGATCACCGATCTCGATGGGCTGGACGCCGACAGCGACCTGCGTGTCATCGTGCTGACCGGTTCGGGCGAGAAGAGCTTCTCGGCGGGTGTCGACCTGGGCGATGTCCTGACCCGGGACTGGAACGACAATCCGTTGGAGCGCTTGGCCGACCGGATCGAGACGCTCGGCCCGGTGACGGTATGCACGCTCAACGGCAGCGTCTACGGCGGCGCGACCGATCTGGCGCTGGCCTGCGATTTCCGCATTGGGGTCGAGGGCATGCGGCTTGTCATGCCGCCCGCGAAGCTGGGATTGGTGTTTCACGAGACAGGCCTGCGACGCTATGTCGAGAAGCTGGGTCCCCAGGTGGCG is drawn from Rhodospirillales bacterium and contains these coding sequences:
- the xth gene encoding exodeoxyribonuclease III — translated: MPDITLATWNINSVRLRIEAVVAYLKDHQPDILCLQEIKATENVFPFEPLREAGWEHIAVAGFKGYNGVATISRVPFMKSGVTNWCGREDGRHVWTVFKGSVELHNFYVPAGGDEPDPEINDKFAHKLQFLDEMTGWCADMATPRAKRIIVGDLNIAPLENDVWNHKQLLKVVSHTPVEVEAMERLRRAHDWIDAVRHFKPEPEKLYSWWSYRAKDWAAADRGRRLDHIWVTPALQKKLKSAEIHRHVRGWERASDHCPVSVTLDLPV
- a CDS encoding TRAP transporter small permease; amino-acid sequence: MTALRTWAERAAAIWAFLGGVVLVALALMTVASILGRNLGLGAIPGDFELVGLGAANAFFAGLPWCHARRGHIVVSLTSRWLPRRVTRAMDAVNSVLLAATAALLAWRLAIGGLELKGYNESTMILGVPVWWAFPPIVISLGFLILVGLTHALDDPPETDAP
- a CDS encoding TRAP transporter large permease, coding for MTGTVLGLAMIGGLLALLALRIPVGLAMLVAGGAGYVAQRGVDPLLYHLQTTPFFQASTHSYAVIPLFLLMGQFATQSGINRALFDAARAYLGHRRGGLALASIAGSAGFGAICGSSLATAATMAQAALPEMRQAGYAGSLATATLAAGGTLGILIPPSFVLVIYALLTEQLIGTMFLAALVPGALAVLGFTLAIRWTVQRDPGLAPLEEQADRSARQASLGSIWIVPVVFLVVIGGIYRGWFTPTEGAAVGAAATAVLAVARGMRWEGLKAALLGTIETAAMVFLILLGADLFSAGLAFTRLPQELVAVFAESGLPAFATIGLMLLFYLAAGCVMDSLSVILLTVPVFFPIVMALDLGMGPTEAAVWFGILALVVVELGLITPPVGMNVFVIHGLARDIPLGETFRGLLPFLAIELIRVALLFAIPGLVLWLPALL
- a CDS encoding nucleotidyltransferase family protein; the protein is MEAVIRRADVLFSDLGIRPDGAGGLDIRAPFGFDELFTGVLRLNSDNPKPDRFHEKCASYRERWPWLTIAEPMMGRTRWTVLF
- a CDS encoding nucleotidyltransferase family protein, giving the protein MDVADCRLVAGGLFAPVWNALSDQPSSTSINDYDIFYWDPGTS
- a CDS encoding enoyl-CoA hydratase/isomerase family protein, giving the protein MSEQGWRVTRDGAVATVRLERPDKHNMLKMDEVDGLITDLDGLDADSDLRVIVLTGSGEKSFSAGVDLGDVLTRDWNDNPLERLADRIETLGPVTVCTLNGSVYGGATDLALACDFRIGVEGMRLVMPPAKLGLVFHETGLRRYVEKLGPQVARRLFLAAEQLDSAALRETGYLDDLVPRDSLDETVAGFAARIAELSPLSLRITKKALNGICRGSLDSAWLKRETVAGFGTEDAKEGLAAAREKRAPVFRGQ
- a CDS encoding TRAP transporter substrate-binding protein, whose amino-acid sequence is MQTRLIATFAVVVSLIGTPVLAEAPEVTLRLHHFLPPQSNTQVTFLEPWVQRVEEESGGRIRIEIYPSMTLGGKPQQLFDQARTGVADIVWTLPGYTPGRFPLVEVFELPFVTGSAEATSQAVMDFYDDHLTEEFAEVHPLVLHVHAPGVIHTRETPIAAIEDMVNVPLRAPTRQINAALAALGAEPVGMPVPQVPEAVSKGIVEGALVPYEVTLALRLPELTRHHIESGLYTAVFLLAMNKGVYDRLPDDLRTVIDNNAGLATAAWAGGTWDANEAEARQIVADGGGEIVVLSDEEEQRWREATQPVIDAWIAEMDAAGHDGKALYDDAVRLVEHYSE